The sequence below is a genomic window from Terriglobia bacterium.
CCATCGGTTCCGGCGAGTCCTTGGTGATCACCAGCGTGTGGGCCTCGCCTGCAGGCTCGTAGATGAAAGTACCAGGCTTTGCGACCCAGTCATGTTCCAGGTATCGCCAGTAACCACGCAGGGTGTAGCCGTGAACGGTTCCAACGTGGTAGTGAGTTCCTACCATAGAACCGGGGAGGCCTTTGAGCACGAGGCTGAATCCTCCAGTCGTAACGTTAAACTGGCAGGGTTGGAACCAGATGCCGTCCGCGTAAGGAACCCACAGCCGGTCGTTTTCCAGGTCGGTGTTGATGATGAAATGTTCGCGGCTCCTTCGGTCGCTCTCCAGGCCATCGGTGAAACTGGAAAAAGTAGCAATTGGCATTTTTTCCCCCTTGGTGTTGAAGGCTTAGATCCAGGCTGCAACCTGCTCGCCTAACGCCTAAAACCCAAAACCTGAAAACCTACTTCACAGCGGGATATTCCCGTGCTTCTTGGGCGGGTTCTTGTCGCGCTTGGTCTGCAACATCTCCAGCGCCTGGATCAGCTTCTTGCGCGTCTCGCGTGGCTGGATGACGGCGTCAATGTATCCGCGTTCGGCCGCCACGTACGGGTTGGAATATTTCTCGCGGAACTCGTCAATCTTCCCCTGGCGCGCAGCCGTGCGGTCATTCGCCTTGTCCAGTTCGCGCTTGTAGACAATGTCCACCGCGCCCTCCGGTCCCATGACGGCGATTTCCGCCGTCGGCCAGGCGTAGTTGACGTCGGCGCGGATGTGCTTGCTGGCCATGACGCAATACGCCCCGCCATACGCCTTGCGCGTGATCACCGTGATCTTCGGCACCGTGGCTTCGGCGAACGCGTAGAGCAGCTTGGCCCCGTGCACGATGATGCCGCCGTGCTCCTGGTTCACCCCGGGCAGAAATCCGGGCACGTCTTCAAACGTAATCAGCGGGATGTTGAAGCAGTCGCAGAAGCGCACGAAGCGCGCGCCCTTGATGGAGCTGGCGATGTCGAGCACGCCGGCGAGGAACGCCGGTTGGTTCGCCACCACGCCCACCGGCCGCCCGTTCAGGCGCGCGAAGCCGATGACGATGTTCTTGGCGTAGTGCTCCTGCACTTCGAAGAAGTAGCCGTCGTCAATCACTGCGGTGATCGCGTCCTTGATGTCGTAAGGCTTGTTCGACTCGGCGGGGACAAGCTTGTCGAGCGCGGCTTCGGCGCG
It includes:
- a CDS encoding 2,4'-dihydroxyacetophenone dioxygenase family protein, giving the protein MPIATFSSFTDGLESDRRSREHFIINTDLENDRLWVPYADGIWFQPCQFNVTTGGFSLVLKGLPGSMVGTHYHVGTVHGYTLRGYWRYLEHDWVAKPGTFIYEPAGEAHTLVITKDSPEPMVTLFVVGGGLIYLDKAVDGRFAAYEDGFSILELSRKHYQQAGLDVRQLDMLIR